In one window of Halomarina pelagica DNA:
- a CDS encoding DUF7344 domain-containing protein — translation MESGTTGIQGNSMTSTTAEREKPIPPDMVLSALANRQRRAILRTLNSATTHTMAFDALVDHVADRVRDEDAERAIDDYRRRVQIALHHSHLPKLEACRMIEYQSGTDHIRLVSGELEQHILALVESYDVNK, via the coding sequence ATGGAGAGTGGCACGACTGGCATCCAGGGGAATAGCATGACCTCTACTACAGCCGAGCGAGAGAAACCGATCCCTCCCGATATGGTGCTGTCGGCATTAGCGAACAGACAACGACGAGCCATCCTTCGGACACTGAACAGTGCAACCACTCACACGATGGCGTTCGACGCGCTGGTAGACCACGTCGCTGACCGCGTTCGGGACGAAGACGCGGAGCGCGCAATCGACGACTATCGACGACGCGTTCAGATCGCACTCCACCACAGTCATCTCCCGAAACTAGAAGCGTGTCGGATGATTGAGTACCAGAGCGGAACGGATCACATCCGGCTCGTGAGCGGTGAACTGGAACAGCACATACTGGCGCTGGTCGAGTCGTACGACGTCAACAAGTGA
- a CDS encoding cold-shock protein, whose amino-acid sequence MANGTVDFFNHTGGYGFISTEDADDDVFFHMEDVGGADLEEGTDIEFDIEQAPKGPRATNVVRA is encoded by the coding sequence ATGGCAAACGGTACGGTTGATTTCTTCAATCACACAGGCGGCTACGGTTTCATTTCCACTGAGGATGCGGACGACGACGTGTTCTTCCACATGGAGGATGTCGGCGGCGCAGATCTCGAGGAAGGAACGGACATCGAGTTCGATATCGAACAGGCCCCCAAGGGCCCGCGCGCGACGAACGTCGTCCGCGCCTAA
- a CDS encoding glycosyltransferase, translating into MHPHLLGRGGAEVRAEALARTLDAPLYAGFGAREHIDEDVEVRLAFEDSSLRRLCTSKIVRDFAGIVGWPAVAELRTFDVLVFSNEGATWYPPGVDQAVVRYQGSLDQAAYSRNDDFAGVKHRLMSALKRLTLPSTSAYPDVWVTPSTWTAREMERYLGVRADYICPPPIDVDAFNPRPLDEREGYYLTMSRLVDQKHVDEVIAAVEEVGARLVVAGEGPARERLEAQASDRVEFVGWVDGAEKRELLEDASGFLFAGRGEAFGIVTAEAMAAGTPVLAVASGHTQHQIPRECGIIVERGCLADAIRRYELDGIEGSAAEIHAHARALFDQTRFEQTIREAVDLACERAQLSRATLATSPASASEHQQRQSRASSDNH; encoded by the coding sequence GTGCACCCACATCTCCTTGGCCGCGGTGGTGCAGAAGTCCGCGCCGAGGCACTCGCCCGCACGCTCGATGCTCCCCTGTACGCTGGATTCGGCGCTCGCGAGCACATCGACGAGGATGTAGAGGTACGCCTCGCATTCGAAGACTCCTCGCTCAGGCGACTCTGTACATCAAAGATCGTTCGCGATTTCGCTGGGATCGTCGGCTGGCCCGCCGTCGCCGAGCTGCGGACATTTGACGTACTCGTGTTCTCCAATGAAGGTGCAACCTGGTATCCTCCCGGCGTCGACCAGGCCGTCGTCCGCTATCAGGGGAGTCTCGATCAAGCCGCGTACTCGCGAAACGACGACTTCGCAGGCGTAAAACACCGCCTGATGAGCGCACTCAAGCGCCTCACGCTCCCATCGACGAGTGCCTATCCCGACGTGTGGGTGACGCCGTCGACCTGGACGGCGCGCGAGATGGAGCGCTATCTCGGCGTTCGAGCGGACTACATCTGCCCGCCACCGATTGACGTCGACGCGTTCAACCCTCGGCCGCTTGACGAACGAGAAGGGTACTATCTGACCATGAGTCGCCTCGTCGACCAGAAGCACGTCGACGAGGTTATCGCCGCCGTCGAGGAGGTGGGCGCACGGTTAGTCGTCGCCGGCGAGGGACCAGCTCGTGAGCGCCTCGAGGCGCAGGCGAGCGATCGGGTGGAGTTCGTCGGCTGGGTCGACGGTGCAGAGAAGCGCGAGCTGCTCGAGGACGCGAGCGGCTTTCTGTTCGCCGGGCGCGGCGAAGCGTTCGGGATCGTCACTGCCGAAGCGATGGCAGCGGGAACGCCGGTGTTGGCCGTCGCGAGCGGGCACACCCAACACCAGATTCCGCGCGAATGTGGGATCATCGTCGAGCGGGGCTGTCTGGCCGATGCGATTCGGCGATACGAACTCGACGGTATCGAGGGGAGTGCCGCCGAGATCCACGCCCACGCCCGGGCGCTGTTCGACCAGACGCGATTCGAGCAGACGATTCGTGAAGCGGTTGATCTCGCCTGTGAGCGCGCCCAGCTGTCACGCGCGACGCTGGCGACGTCGCCAGCATCTGCGAGCGAGCACCAACAGCGACAATCCCGCGCCAGCAGCGACAACCACTAA
- a CDS encoding DUF7539 family protein — MAGFPDERQLVLRARSHLEQWTNSARTAAYAELFEGDEPILTADELRLLDALDSELERRGGDGVWGTDQYGLHTAGASSSDTSLGVVCVYHPQITTNSVLRGADELDDETEERLNAALWRYSERVATLIEEELDEFIRQTQS, encoded by the coding sequence ATGGCCGGGTTTCCAGACGAGCGACAGCTCGTACTACGAGCGCGATCCCACTTGGAACAATGGACGAATAGTGCCCGGACGGCGGCATACGCTGAACTGTTCGAAGGTGACGAGCCGATCCTCACCGCGGACGAACTCCGGCTCCTCGATGCTCTCGATTCTGAACTGGAACGACGGGGCGGTGACGGTGTCTGGGGGACCGACCAGTACGGACTCCACACGGCGGGGGCCTCCAGTTCGGATACCTCACTTGGAGTGGTCTGTGTCTATCACCCACAGATCACCACAAATTCCGTCCTTCGTGGAGCAGACGAACTCGACGACGAGACCGAAGAACGGCTCAACGCCGCACTCTGGAGATATAGTGAGCGCGTTGCGACGCTCATCGAGGAAGAACTCGACGAGTTCATCCGTCAAACACAGAGCTAA
- a CDS encoding PadR family transcriptional regulator, translating into MLFELTGFQRDLLYVLSGFDHPSGQEIKTELETELERDITHGRLYPNLDGLVTRGYIEKGTIDRRTNYYALNEQGREALASRLKWEDTYLPFPRPVPSNEVE; encoded by the coding sequence ATGCTGTTTGAACTGACGGGCTTCCAGCGCGACCTCTTGTACGTACTCTCGGGGTTCGATCATCCCTCCGGCCAAGAGATCAAAACAGAGTTAGAAACGGAACTTGAACGCGATATTACGCACGGGCGCTTGTATCCAAATTTGGATGGACTGGTAACTCGAGGGTACATAGAGAAGGGCACGATTGATCGGCGTACGAACTACTATGCCCTCAACGAACAGGGTCGCGAGGCGCTCGCCAGTCGTCTCAAGTGGGAAGACACGTATCTCCCGTTTCCCCGGCCTGTGCCCTCTAACGAGGTGGAGTAA
- a CDS encoding glutamate-cysteine ligase family protein translates to MKVGVEVEYWVIDEAGALTDGRELAETHEYVEPEFVAPLIEIQTPPVDSEAALRDALQSTLRGVLESATTQNKRLVPLGTPLTRHSSPATSERGRLLERIYENGLDPAKQCAGTHIHFDTERATRQMNLLTGLDPALALVSSSPCYDGIRAMDSSRAYAYRHRCGDSFVQFRDLWEYTPSVADWQVRLARSYGEFRTLAVERGVTDHEFRQYFQPENTVMTPIRLRSQPPTVEWRAPDTALPSQVVALTSNMLRLVEQTTSKRVEIGAPGIYSDRICVPEFETLTQLTTAAIRDGLNAPAVTSYLEAMGFVPAEYMPISAEIRCPSLLSEREARRIRLDYADRLARDVEALATGVTRNQPLRPLG, encoded by the coding sequence ATGAAGGTAGGCGTCGAAGTCGAGTATTGGGTGATCGACGAAGCGGGGGCACTGACTGATGGACGAGAACTGGCCGAGACGCACGAATACGTCGAACCCGAGTTCGTCGCACCGCTGATCGAGATCCAGACGCCGCCCGTCGACTCCGAGGCGGCGCTTCGAGACGCCCTGCAGTCGACCCTTCGGGGCGTCCTTGAGTCGGCGACCACGCAGAACAAGCGCCTCGTACCGCTCGGAACCCCGCTCACGAGACACTCCTCACCCGCTACTAGCGAACGAGGTCGGTTGCTCGAACGGATCTACGAGAACGGACTCGACCCTGCAAAACAGTGTGCGGGGACCCATATCCACTTTGACACCGAGAGGGCGACCCGACAAATGAACCTGCTCACCGGGCTCGATCCCGCGCTGGCACTCGTGAGTTCCTCACCGTGCTACGACGGTATCCGGGCGATGGATTCGTCCCGAGCCTATGCTTACCGCCATCGATGCGGCGATTCGTTCGTCCAGTTTCGCGACCTGTGGGAGTACACGCCCAGTGTCGCCGATTGGCAGGTACGACTCGCCCGGTCGTACGGGGAGTTTCGAACGCTCGCTGTAGAGCGCGGCGTTACGGACCACGAATTCCGGCAGTACTTTCAGCCGGAAAACACCGTGATGACGCCGATTCGACTCCGCTCTCAGCCGCCGACGGTTGAGTGGCGTGCACCTGATACAGCGCTTCCCTCGCAGGTCGTTGCGCTCACGAGTAACATGCTCCGACTCGTCGAGCAGACGACGTCCAAGCGAGTCGAGATCGGTGCACCGGGCATCTACTCGGACCGGATCTGCGTTCCCGAGTTCGAAACCCTCACGCAGCTCACCACGGCGGCGATCAGGGACGGCCTCAATGCCCCCGCCGTGACGAGCTATCTCGAAGCGATGGGCTTCGTGCCGGCGGAATATATGCCGATCTCCGCGGAGATCAGATGCCCTTCGTTGCTCTCCGAGCGCGAGGCACGACGAATCCGACTCGACTACGCCGACCGTCTGGCCCGAGATGTAGAGGCGTTGGCAACGGGCGTCACGAGGAACCAGCCGCTTCGACCACTGGGCTAA
- a CDS encoding helix-turn-helix domain-containing protein encodes MATVMEFTSPADEFPLGSIFETLRGVTVELERLIPHDTLIIPYFWVRGAEAEDIEASFESHAGVTGIRLIDNVDDEYLMRVKWEREYVGVLSALGESDIALLSGIGTKDGWHFEVRGESQEAIGEFRTYCQEHDIPIKITALHALTPMQGDGYELTATQREALVLAYQRGYFDSPRESSLEEVAEELGITQQSLSSRLRRGHRRLIGGTLIPP; translated from the coding sequence ATGGCGACCGTGATGGAGTTTACGAGTCCGGCGGATGAGTTTCCGCTGGGGAGTATCTTCGAAACCTTACGGGGGGTGACGGTCGAGTTGGAACGCCTTATTCCACACGATACTCTGATAATCCCGTACTTCTGGGTGCGTGGCGCGGAAGCCGAGGACATCGAAGCCTCGTTCGAATCTCACGCTGGCGTGACCGGTATCCGGCTTATCGATAACGTCGATGACGAGTATCTTATGCGTGTCAAGTGGGAGCGAGAGTACGTTGGGGTCCTGAGCGCCCTCGGCGAGTCCGACATCGCCCTTCTCTCGGGGATCGGGACGAAAGACGGGTGGCACTTCGAAGTACGGGGCGAAAGTCAGGAGGCGATCGGCGAGTTTCGAACCTACTGCCAGGAGCACGATATTCCAATCAAGATCACCGCTCTCCACGCGCTGACTCCGATGCAGGGAGACGGATATGAGTTGACAGCCACTCAGCGAGAGGCGCTCGTGTTAGCCTATCAACGGGGGTATTTCGATTCGCCCCGTGAGTCATCGCTAGAAGAGGTCGCCGAGGAACTCGGCATCACCCAGCAGTCACTATCGTCTCGACTTCGGCGCGGCCATCGACGCCTCATTGGCGGGACACTCATCCCGCCGTAG
- a CDS encoding HalOD1 output domain-containing protein, translated as MTREPTGVGLEIVEYHPESEMYRAQYDPGTTAASTAVVAALADVLDTDPAQLDPLYATVDTDALTALVRVRDTANGEIRVTFTHGKYAITVSSYGVVVIAPRGHERTSDQTAGVPRK; from the coding sequence ATGACGAGGGAGCCGACTGGCGTGGGGTTGGAGATCGTCGAGTATCATCCAGAATCGGAGATGTATCGCGCCCAGTACGATCCGGGTACGACCGCTGCAAGCACGGCCGTTGTCGCGGCGCTGGCAGACGTGTTGGACACAGACCCCGCTCAACTAGACCCACTCTATGCGACCGTCGACACCGACGCATTGACTGCGCTCGTACGCGTTCGAGACACCGCGAACGGGGAGATCCGCGTGACATTCACGCATGGGAAGTATGCGATAACCGTATCCAGTTACGGCGTAGTTGTGATCGCTCCTAGAGGACACGAACGAACCAGCGATCAGACCGCAGGAGTTCCCCGTAAATGA
- a CDS encoding PadR family transcriptional regulator, with protein MTLFDLTGFQRDLLYVLVGLEHPSGQRIKTELDSVSEYEPSDARLYSNLDVLVLQGYVEKETADQRTNSYALTEQGYEALAARQEWKDTYLPFTSPIQS; from the coding sequence ATGACGCTCTTTGACCTCACTGGATTCCAGCGCGATCTCCTGTACGTCCTCGTTGGACTCGAACATCCATCCGGCCAACGGATCAAGACCGAACTCGACTCAGTTTCTGAGTACGAGCCCTCTGATGCACGATTATATTCCAATCTCGATGTCCTCGTTCTACAGGGCTATGTGGAAAAGGAGACCGCGGATCAGCGGACAAACTCCTATGCCCTCACTGAGCAGGGCTATGAGGCACTTGCCGCTCGGCAGGAGTGGAAAGACACGTACCTCCCGTTTACATCACCGATTCAATCTTGA
- a CDS encoding helix-turn-helix domain-containing protein, translated as MSVIVEFRIPADDFELGRILSVEGASSIELETLVPSGDTTVPLFWVYNSVRDSFLETVHRHPTVNSAAEVDVFDDRTLFRLDWDARQDHIFHGIVETEGQILSATGTSRAWDFELRFPTHDALGEFKTHCDDAQVSLEVIRIFNPTKPEAGPWYGLTEPQREALVLAVQSGYYDIPRGCTTKELADELGISDQAVTERLRRAIGAFVWHTFLTPESDA; from the coding sequence ATGAGTGTGATTGTGGAGTTTCGAATTCCGGCCGATGACTTCGAACTCGGGCGGATTCTCAGTGTTGAGGGAGCATCGTCGATCGAGCTTGAGACACTCGTCCCGAGTGGTGACACCACCGTTCCACTCTTCTGGGTCTACAACTCGGTACGAGACTCCTTTCTCGAAACGGTTCACCGCCATCCGACGGTCAACAGCGCAGCAGAGGTGGACGTATTTGACGACCGGACGCTCTTCAGGCTCGATTGGGATGCTCGCCAGGACCACATCTTCCACGGAATCGTCGAGACCGAGGGCCAGATACTGAGTGCCACCGGAACGTCCAGGGCGTGGGATTTTGAGCTCCGATTCCCTACCCACGATGCACTCGGCGAATTCAAAACGCATTGCGATGACGCACAGGTCTCGCTGGAGGTCATCCGTATATTTAATCCAACAAAACCAGAGGCCGGCCCGTGGTACGGCTTAACCGAGCCGCAACGCGAAGCGCTTGTGCTTGCCGTGCAGTCAGGGTACTACGACATCCCACGGGGCTGTACGACCAAGGAACTCGCAGACGAACTCGGGATTTCCGACCAGGCCGTGACGGAACGACTCCGTCGGGCTATCGGTGCCTTCGTTTGGCACACATTCCTCACCCCCGAGTCGGATGCGTGA
- a CDS encoding RNA-guided endonuclease InsQ/TnpB family protein: MADDYVRRTAITRLSVDGEQRDLLEDTITEWKRGCQIATDLAWGRCNTKSDVQPLAYDSVREDTDLGSQHTILATHQAAQAITGCIERRSKGKKVSKPTFTAPTVKYDTRTMTVFDDDTVSLSTTESRVRCPLDLPEADDGYQRQYLDSDKWSVTESTLTARDGEFFLHIGFRRYKNDTERNTAEDGTVLGVDLGIENLAVTSTAYFFSGRELTHNLREFEKVRASLQQTGTRSAHRTLVQSSGRELRYVRDVLHRASNALIDEALRYDCDVIAFENLTHIRDRTGASWGHKWAFRTLYEYVEYKAEAVGISVKQVGSAYTSKRCAECGFTADENRPSRNDFRCVKCGSEANADYNAAKNIGMRYVRRGQQSSRRTGDSQLALKSGTLKPKGGFTAYPDGFEAEFTDKPHPQSAEGA; the protein is encoded by the coding sequence GTGGCAGACGACTACGTGCGTCGGACGGCAATCACCCGCCTCTCGGTAGACGGCGAGCAACGCGACTTGCTCGAAGATACCATCACCGAGTGGAAACGGGGGTGCCAAATCGCCACAGACCTCGCGTGGGGGCGGTGCAACACTAAGAGCGACGTGCAACCCCTCGCCTACGATTCTGTGCGCGAAGATACTGACCTCGGTAGTCAGCATACGATTCTCGCCACCCACCAAGCCGCACAAGCCATCACCGGCTGTATCGAACGCCGGTCGAAGGGTAAGAAGGTCAGCAAGCCGACGTTCACCGCGCCAACCGTGAAGTACGATACGCGGACGATGACGGTGTTCGATGACGATACCGTGTCCCTCTCTACAACGGAAAGTCGGGTTCGGTGCCCGCTCGACCTTCCTGAAGCCGACGATGGCTACCAGCGTCAGTATCTCGACTCGGATAAATGGAGCGTTACGGAAAGTACGCTTACCGCCCGAGATGGCGAGTTCTTCTTGCACATCGGCTTTCGCCGGTACAAGAACGATACCGAACGGAACACCGCCGAGGACGGAACGGTTCTCGGGGTTGACCTCGGTATCGAAAACCTCGCCGTCACCAGCACCGCCTACTTCTTCAGCGGGCGGGAGCTGACCCACAACCTCCGCGAGTTCGAGAAAGTACGCGCTAGCCTGCAACAGACCGGCACGCGAAGCGCCCACCGGACGCTCGTTCAGTCGAGTGGTCGGGAACTTCGTTATGTCCGTGACGTTCTCCACCGGGCATCGAACGCGCTGATAGACGAAGCACTCCGCTACGACTGTGACGTAATCGCGTTCGAGAACCTAACCCATATCCGCGACCGTACCGGTGCATCGTGGGGTCACAAGTGGGCGTTCCGAACGCTCTACGAGTACGTCGAGTACAAAGCCGAAGCCGTCGGTATCTCGGTGAAGCAAGTTGGGTCGGCGTACACGTCGAAGCGGTGTGCCGAGTGTGGATTCACGGCGGACGAGAATCGCCCGTCGCGCAACGACTTCCGGTGCGTGAAGTGCGGGTCGGAAGCGAACGCGGACTACAACGCGGCGAAAAACATCGGTATGCGGTACGTTCGTCGAGGCCAACAGTCGTCTCGGCGGACGGGCGACAGTCAGCTCGCCCTAAAGTCTGGAACGCTGAAGCCGAAGGGCGGATTTACCGCCTACCCAGACGGGTTCGAGGCCGAGTTCACGGACAAGCCCCACCCTCAAAGCGCCGAAGGTGCTTAG
- a CDS encoding type II toxin-antitoxin system HicB family antitoxin — MEGGNMGITRRITLEREESGWWVAYDEDQEVTSQGRTRVDALRDLDGVIALLNDEGHSPTDAELLDAGIAPDDNRPGEDLPDVLQGG, encoded by the coding sequence ATGGAAGGGGGCAACATGGGTATAACTCGACGTATAACACTCGAAAGAGAAGAGAGCGGCTGGTGGGTTGCCTATGACGAAGATCAGGAGGTGACGAGTCAAGGGCGTACCCGCGTCGACGCTCTCAGGGACCTTGACGGGGTGATTGCCCTCCTCAACGACGAAGGACACTCTCCCACCGACGCGGAGTTACTAGATGCCGGTATCGCTCCCGATGATAACAGGCCTGGTGAGGACCTCCCGGATGTTCTTCAGGGAGGGTAG
- a CDS encoding type II toxin-antitoxin system HicB family antitoxin: MSTEVRREIRLIEEEDGWWSAIDEEIGVASQGSTREEALDNLDEAVDLTREAREDDTPAPEPDAPWFDA; encoded by the coding sequence ATGAGCACCGAGGTCCGCCGGGAGATCCGCCTCATCGAGGAAGAAGACGGGTGGTGGTCGGCGATCGACGAGGAGATCGGTGTCGCCAGCCAAGGTTCGACGCGCGAGGAGGCGCTCGACAACCTTGATGAGGCAGTCGATCTGACGCGCGAAGCACGCGAAGACGACACGCCAGCCCCTGAACCGGACGCCCCCTGGTTCGACGCCTGA
- a CDS encoding type II toxin-antitoxin system HicA family toxin — MVSRDFSGEDIVKVLTHHNYRKDRQRGSHVILKYTHPETDEKRTVTVPMHDRIRTGTLQSIAQQCGGRSSTPGASGLTRIDDRVHQYINLILFFGRSTSLMARATGLALTTKEAEGHSDNRTLM; from the coding sequence GTGGTCTCGCGAGACTTTTCGGGCGAGGACATCGTGAAGGTCCTCACCCACCACAATTATCGGAAAGACCGCCAGCGCGGGAGCCACGTCATTCTCAAGTACACACATCCAGAGACGGACGAAAAGCGGACGGTGACGGTCCCGATGCACGACCGAATCCGAACCGGAACGTTACAGAGTATTGCTCAGCAGTGTGGAGGAAGGAGTTCGACGCCTGGTGCCAGTGGATTGACGAGAATCGATGACAGAGTACACCAATATATCAATTTGATATTATTTTTCGGTCGTTCAACATCGCTAATGGCGCGGGCCACAGGCCTGGCCCTAACCACGAAAGAAGCTGAAGGACACTCAGATAACAGAACCTTGATGTGA